In Gadus chalcogrammus isolate NIFS_2021 chromosome 23, NIFS_Gcha_1.0, whole genome shotgun sequence, a genomic segment contains:
- the LOC130377055 gene encoding B-cell receptor CD22-like isoform X1: protein MSLRSAARGFLAFLLSVPALQGNDEWTVTYSPSNVCALRKSTVDLSCTYEYPDNVQYRPNTVYTLWFTKVSNDQPVDLRGDADYKGRVGYSCGEVSCTGSRCHGTCSLRIKDLRESDSDVYKVRFTTNQTEGEYTGDPGVTLSVTDLQVKVSFPDPPDPTRAELECHSRCGLAGDPPYIWFRNGQNLRHGEKNLVQPRSGGSYSCAVEGHNLKSPLVYAPKTPSVTVSPSGEIEEGSSVTLNCSSDANPAADYTWFKVNIDNLSRDMNHGQPLVFGHILSTDSGQYRCDAQNKLGKESVSISINVQYGPKHTSVYSSPSGGIEEGSSVTLSCSSDANPAANYTWFREHEDLVEESGQKHTITNITSEHGGNYYCQAHNEIGRHNSPFLFIKVTSSSHTAMEAVTTSVMLLATILLLLVFLWLRRKRASRKACGQGGRPDTVEEPLPVPVYENASALTNQMVPTLGERNEEKDDDLHCASIHASRSENQEVPRWLTGSRVQSDQTDTSFYSVLNIKRLNAVPGESDQAETSEVYCNVKK, encoded by the exons ATGTCTTTAAGATCAGCAGCAAGAGGATTTCTAGCTTTCCTTCTGTCAGTACCAG cGCTTCAGGGTAATGATGAATGGACGGTTACTTACTCACCTAGTAATGTCTGCGCTTTAAGAAAATCGACGGTTGACCTCAGTTGCACTTATGAATACCCTGACAACGTACAGTACCGCCCTAACACAGTCTATACACTGTGGTTTACTAAAGTATCCAACGATCAGCCTGTTGACCTGCGAGGGGATGCAGACTATAAAGGTCGTGTTGGATACAGCTGTGGAGAGGTCAGCTGTACCGGGTCCAGATGTCATGGAACATGTTCCCTGAGAATCAAAGACCTGAGAGAGAGTGACTCTGATGTCTACAAGGTTAGGTTTACAACAAACCAAACAGAAGGGGAATATACTGGTGACCCTGGAGTGACGTTATCTGTAACAG ATCTCCAGGTGAAGGTGTCCTTTCCTGACCCTCCCGATCCTACCAGGGCAGAGCTGGAGTGTCACAGTAGGTGTGGTCTAGCTGGTGACCCTCCCTACATCTGGTTCAGAAATGGACAGAATCTAAGACATGGAGAGAAGAACTTGGTCCAACCTCGGTCTGGAGGCAGCTATTCATGTGCTGTTGAAGGACACAATCTCAAATCTCCTTTAGTGT acgctccaaagaccccctcagtgaccgtgagtccctctggtgaaatagaggagggcagttcagtgactctgaactgcagcagtgatgccaacccagcagctgacTACACCTGGTTCAAGGTCAATATAGATAATTTATCCAGAGACATGAACCACGGACAACCGCTCGTCTTTGGACACATCCTGTCTACAGACTCTGGACAATATCGTTGTGACGCACAAAATAAGCTAGGGAAAGAATCAGTCTCCATCTCTATCAATGTCCAAT atggacccaaacacacatctgTGTATTCAAGTCCCTCTGGTGGaatagaggagggcagttcagtgactctgagctgcagcagtgatgccaacccagcagctaacTACACCTGGTTCAGGGAACATGAAGACTTAGTGGAAGAATCAGGACAGAAGCACACTATCACTAATATCACATCTGAGCATGGAGGAAACTATTACTGCCAAGCTCATAATGAAATCGGACGTCACAATTCCCCCTTTTTATTCATTAAAG tgacatcatcatcacataCAGCAATGGAAGCTGTAACAACCAGTGTTATGTTACTGGCCACCATACTTCTCCTTCTCGTCTTCCTCTGGTTGAG AAGAAAGAGGGCCTCCAGAAAGGCAtgtggacagggaggaaggccagatactgtggaggag ccacttcctgttcctgtgtaTGAAAACGCCTCAGCTCTGACCAATCAAATGGTTCCTACACTTGGAGAACGAAATGAAGAGAAGGATGACGACCTTCACTGTGCCAGCATCCACGCCTCTCGCTCAGAGAACCAGGAAGTTCCTCGCTGGTTGACTGGCTCTCGTGTCCAATCAGACCAGACAGATACATCCTTTTACTCTGTGCTCAACATTAAGAGACTCAACGCTGTCCCTGG AGAAAGTGACCAGGCAGAAACCTCAGAAGTTTACTGCAACGTCAAAAAATAA
- the LOC130377055 gene encoding B-cell receptor CD22-like isoform X2 — MSLRSAARGFLAFLLSVPALQGNDEWTVTYSPSNVCALRKSTVDLSCTYEYPDNVQYRPNTVYTLWFTKVSNDQPVDLRGDADYKGRVGYSCGEVSCTGSRCHGTCSLRIKDLRESDSDVYKVRFTTNQTEGEYTGDPGVTLSVTDLQVKVSFPDPPDPTRAELECHSRCGLAGDPPYIWFRNGQNLRHGEKNLVQPRSGGSYSCAVEGHNLKSPLVYAPKTPSVTVSPSGEIEEGSSVTLNCSSDANPAADYTWFKVNIDNLSRDMNHGQPLVFGHILSTDSGQYRCDAQNKLGKESVSISINVQYGPKHTSVYSSPSGGIEEGSSVTLSCSSDANPAANYTWFREHEDLVEESGQKHTITNITSEHGGNYYCQAHNEIGRHNSPFLFIKVTSSSHTAMEAVTTSVMLLATILLLLVFLWLRKRASRKACGQGGRPDTVEEPLPVPVYENASALTNQMVPTLGERNEEKDDDLHCASIHASRSENQEVPRWLTGSRVQSDQTDTSFYSVLNIKRLNAVPGESDQAETSEVYCNVKK, encoded by the exons ATGTCTTTAAGATCAGCAGCAAGAGGATTTCTAGCTTTCCTTCTGTCAGTACCAG cGCTTCAGGGTAATGATGAATGGACGGTTACTTACTCACCTAGTAATGTCTGCGCTTTAAGAAAATCGACGGTTGACCTCAGTTGCACTTATGAATACCCTGACAACGTACAGTACCGCCCTAACACAGTCTATACACTGTGGTTTACTAAAGTATCCAACGATCAGCCTGTTGACCTGCGAGGGGATGCAGACTATAAAGGTCGTGTTGGATACAGCTGTGGAGAGGTCAGCTGTACCGGGTCCAGATGTCATGGAACATGTTCCCTGAGAATCAAAGACCTGAGAGAGAGTGACTCTGATGTCTACAAGGTTAGGTTTACAACAAACCAAACAGAAGGGGAATATACTGGTGACCCTGGAGTGACGTTATCTGTAACAG ATCTCCAGGTGAAGGTGTCCTTTCCTGACCCTCCCGATCCTACCAGGGCAGAGCTGGAGTGTCACAGTAGGTGTGGTCTAGCTGGTGACCCTCCCTACATCTGGTTCAGAAATGGACAGAATCTAAGACATGGAGAGAAGAACTTGGTCCAACCTCGGTCTGGAGGCAGCTATTCATGTGCTGTTGAAGGACACAATCTCAAATCTCCTTTAGTGT acgctccaaagaccccctcagtgaccgtgagtccctctggtgaaatagaggagggcagttcagtgactctgaactgcagcagtgatgccaacccagcagctgacTACACCTGGTTCAAGGTCAATATAGATAATTTATCCAGAGACATGAACCACGGACAACCGCTCGTCTTTGGACACATCCTGTCTACAGACTCTGGACAATATCGTTGTGACGCACAAAATAAGCTAGGGAAAGAATCAGTCTCCATCTCTATCAATGTCCAAT atggacccaaacacacatctgTGTATTCAAGTCCCTCTGGTGGaatagaggagggcagttcagtgactctgagctgcagcagtgatgccaacccagcagctaacTACACCTGGTTCAGGGAACATGAAGACTTAGTGGAAGAATCAGGACAGAAGCACACTATCACTAATATCACATCTGAGCATGGAGGAAACTATTACTGCCAAGCTCATAATGAAATCGGACGTCACAATTCCCCCTTTTTATTCATTAAAG tgacatcatcatcacataCAGCAATGGAAGCTGTAACAACCAGTGTTATGTTACTGGCCACCATACTTCTCCTTCTCGTCTTCCTCTGGTTGAG AAAGAGGGCCTCCAGAAAGGCAtgtggacagggaggaaggccagatactgtggaggag ccacttcctgttcctgtgtaTGAAAACGCCTCAGCTCTGACCAATCAAATGGTTCCTACACTTGGAGAACGAAATGAAGAGAAGGATGACGACCTTCACTGTGCCAGCATCCACGCCTCTCGCTCAGAGAACCAGGAAGTTCCTCGCTGGTTGACTGGCTCTCGTGTCCAATCAGACCAGACAGATACATCCTTTTACTCTGTGCTCAACATTAAGAGACTCAACGCTGTCCCTGG AGAAAGTGACCAGGCAGAAACCTCAGAAGTTTACTGCAACGTCAAAAAATAA